The following proteins are encoded in a genomic region of Paraburkholderia sp. BL23I1N1:
- a CDS encoding DUF3185 family protein translates to MTKAISIALIVGGIVLLYFGGQAFNSVSSEVSRVFTGSPTNKAIMLIVGGVIATIAGLTGVALSGRKR, encoded by the coding sequence ATGACGAAGGCGATTTCAATCGCGCTGATTGTCGGCGGTATCGTGTTGTTGTATTTCGGCGGGCAGGCGTTCAACTCGGTCAGCAGCGAGGTGTCTCGCGTGTTTACCGGGTCTCCGACCAATAAGGCAATCATGCTGATCGTGGGCGGCGTTATCGCCACGATTGCCGGCCTGACCGGCGTAGCCCTTTCCGGGCGCAAGCGATAA
- a CDS encoding phytanoyl-CoA dioxygenase family protein: MSLHSKKEQIQTLREQGFVVVPGLVSPERCAELKQIAERQLQEAAAPIEFEADLRYPGAPESKHAPGGHTVRRLLDAYGRHPHFAHWATAPEIRGWMELYFGEEPRLSRAHHNCMMTKHPAYGSLTGWHRDVRYWSFERDDLVSVWLAVGSETVDNGALWLVPKSHSAAFTSDRFDEAKFFRSDLEENQALIRTAVSPELNAGDVVFFHCNTLHSAGKNISDQVKFSLVFTYHGASNVPLPGSRSAAKPEIAF; encoded by the coding sequence ATGTCACTTCACTCGAAGAAAGAACAGATTCAAACGTTGCGGGAGCAAGGATTTGTCGTTGTGCCGGGATTGGTGTCGCCCGAGCGTTGCGCCGAGCTGAAGCAGATTGCGGAGCGGCAGTTGCAGGAAGCGGCGGCGCCGATCGAGTTCGAAGCGGATTTGCGCTATCCGGGCGCGCCGGAATCCAAGCATGCGCCGGGCGGCCATACGGTTCGCCGCTTGCTGGATGCGTACGGGCGCCATCCGCATTTTGCCCATTGGGCGACCGCGCCGGAAATTCGCGGCTGGATGGAGTTGTACTTCGGCGAGGAGCCGCGCTTATCGCGGGCGCATCACAATTGCATGATGACCAAGCACCCTGCTTATGGCAGCTTGACTGGCTGGCATCGTGACGTGAGGTATTGGTCGTTCGAGCGTGATGACCTGGTCTCGGTGTGGCTCGCGGTCGGGTCGGAGACGGTCGATAACGGAGCATTGTGGCTGGTGCCGAAGTCGCATAGCGCGGCCTTCACTTCCGACCGGTTCGACGAGGCCAAGTTTTTCCGCTCCGATCTTGAAGAGAATCAGGCGTTGATTCGCACTGCGGTTTCGCCCGAGCTCAACGCCGGGGACGTGGTGTTCTTTCATTGCAACACGTTGCATTCCGCTGGCAAGAACATCAGCGATCAGGTGAAATTTTCTTTGGTGTTTACCTATCACGGGGCGAGCAATGTGCCCCTGCCGGGATCCCGCTCGGCGGCCAAGCCTGAAATTGCCTTTTAG
- the mgrA gene encoding L-glyceraldehyde 3-phosphate reductase: MAYEAASGRYSDMQYRVCGKSGLKLPALSLGLWHNFGDTTPISTQRDILRTAFDLGITHFDLANNYGPPYGSAETNFGRLFKDDFKPYRDELLISSKAGWDMWPGPYGQGGGSRKYVLASLDQSLQRMGLDYVDIFYSHRFDADTPLEETAGALASAVQQGKALYIGISSYSATKTLEMAKLLAEYKVPLLIHQPAYNMLNRWIEHELLDTLEKVGAGAIAFTPLAQGLLTGKYLNGVPEDARVNKPGGGSLKQEHLSPQNIEHVRKLNDIAQRRGQSLAQMALAWALRDPRITSVLIGASRAEQVRENVGALKNLAFSKEELAEIDRYATEGGINLWEKPSTDQAI; the protein is encoded by the coding sequence ATGGCTTACGAAGCAGCTTCAGGACGCTATTCGGACATGCAATACCGCGTCTGCGGGAAGTCGGGTCTCAAACTGCCGGCGTTGTCGCTGGGCCTGTGGCACAACTTCGGCGACACCACGCCGATCTCCACGCAGCGCGATATCCTGCGCACAGCCTTCGACCTGGGCATCACGCACTTCGACCTCGCCAACAACTACGGTCCCCCGTACGGTAGTGCCGAAACCAATTTTGGCCGGCTCTTCAAAGACGACTTCAAGCCGTATCGCGACGAACTCTTGATCTCGTCGAAAGCGGGTTGGGATATGTGGCCGGGTCCGTACGGGCAGGGCGGCGGCTCGCGTAAATATGTACTCGCGAGTCTCGATCAGAGCCTGCAGCGCATGGGCCTCGACTACGTCGATATTTTCTATTCGCATCGTTTCGACGCCGATACGCCGCTCGAAGAAACCGCCGGTGCGTTGGCGAGCGCCGTGCAGCAGGGCAAGGCGCTGTACATCGGTATTTCGTCGTACTCGGCAACCAAGACGCTTGAAATGGCGAAGCTGCTCGCCGAGTACAAGGTGCCGCTGCTGATCCATCAGCCGGCATACAACATGCTCAACCGCTGGATCGAACACGAGCTGCTCGACACGCTCGAAAAAGTCGGCGCGGGCGCCATCGCGTTCACGCCGCTCGCGCAGGGCCTGCTCACCGGCAAGTATCTGAACGGCGTGCCCGAAGACGCGCGCGTCAACAAGCCGGGCGGCGGTTCGTTGAAGCAGGAGCATCTGAGCCCGCAAAACATCGAACACGTGCGCAAGCTCAACGACATCGCGCAGCGTCGCGGACAAAGCCTCGCGCAGATGGCGCTCGCCTGGGCGCTGCGCGATCCGCGCATCACCTCCGTGCTGATCGGCGCAAGCCGGGCGGAACAGGTGCGTGAGAACGTCGGCGCGCTGAAGAATCTCGCGTTCTCGAAGGAAGAGCTGGCGGAGATCGACCGCTACGCGACGGAAGGCGGCATTAATCTGTGGGAAAAGCCGTCGACGGATCAGGCGATCTGA